A genome region from Melospiza melodia melodia isolate bMelMel2 chromosome 26, bMelMel2.pri, whole genome shotgun sequence includes the following:
- the CEP104 gene encoding centrosomal protein of 104 kDa: MPHKIGFTVISSSGHEDGFSARELMVHAPTVNGWRSPRLCQYPQEITLQLVERCRIRKLQLLAHQYMIASKIEFYISESLPEYFAPYQSERFQRLGYVPLSDNEKTDFRARELKSVYMDAVGQYLKLIFHKNYVNKYNLYGQVALVAVNIIGDPADYGIDMSIPTREQLIDHYMGIKSDDPALNGTYLGKHDSISPLDDLAFDMYQDPEVAQIIRRLDERKREAVRLECYDHAKKLKQAIADLQKVGERLGRYEVEKRYAVEKEDYDLAKKKKEQMDEYRLRVYQQLELHDLLDAQLLIRKTELPLGSVSGTESSQNSPPEPADPPQAEPLRAEPVLEEQLVDPASSEPVVLPYQSPLSPQTQPTTSKEVFPKENVEIVPYDERPLPAICKQVDEAVAFVEPEVIEEDVGDAPRTGNAGEPEQLTQKALREASPVVEVFGETLVSGAYSRTWSCREEALLAVYEKLMEVSVDTPKEDLRNMLRAAVFLVRRAIKDTVSSVFQASLKLLKMIITQYIPKHKLGKMETSHCVETTLPHLLSRTGDSSSRLRLLASTFIQEIALCPEVKPLQIIPVHLAKTLKPNSPTHLAMSHVELVESLLVAMGTENSGFTVSNVMKFATGALEHRAHEVREVVLRIIFAMYREHRAAVLEYFPLDDASARRTVRYKTLFEGFAKIDGKSSESEGRAQRKAAREAEKQTKEEMKVLKSHSEALKLVLQAEVEDEEEKDSYFQKTENEGSQVYEATAGNIQEELSSVANYLDNLCIFCGERNESFTEEGLDLHYWKHCPMLTRCEHCKQMLEICSLTEHLLSDCDKRDSFGRCPRCREAVPKDELPRHIKSRICNPAKPENVANHCPLCHENFPPGEEAWRSHLMSRDGCKMNQRRTSLLNKTILLQPAKAFGHYLRRPGPSGTKFQSPSIGSKIRTRGAPNKNTGKTYSKR, from the exons ATGCCACACAAGATCGGTTTCACGGTGATCAGCTCGTCGGGACACGAGGATGGGTTCAGTGCTCGGGAGCTGATGGTTCATGCACCGACCGTGAACGGGTGGCGCTCGCCCAG GCTCTGTCAGTACCCCCAGGAGATCACCCTGCAGCTGGTGGAGCGGTGTCGGATCCGGAAGCTGCAGCTGCTCGCTCACCAGTACATGATTGCGAGCAAAATTGAGTTCTACATCAGTGAAAGTCTGCCTGAATACTTTGCTCCCTATCAGTCAGAGAGGTTTCAGAGACTTGG TTATGTCCCTCTCTCAGACAATGAGAAGACTGATTTCAGAGCTCGAGAGTTGAAATCTGTGTACATGGATGCAGTTGGCCAGTACCTGAAGCTGATTTTCCATAAAAATTATGTCAATAAATACAACTTGTATGGGCAG GTTGCCCTGGTAGCTGTGAACATCATTGGGGATCCAGCAGACTATGGCATTGACATGAGCATT CCTACCAGAGAGCAGCTGATAGATCACTACATGGGAATTAAATCAGATGACCCTGCTTTGAATGGAACTTACCTTGG GAAACATGACTCCATTTCACCTCTGGATGATTTGGCCTTTGATATGTACCAGGACCCAGAAGTGGCTCAGATAATCCGGAGGCTGGATGAGAGGAAGAGGGAAGCTGTGCGTCTCGAGTGCTATGACCACGCCAAGAAGCTCAAACAGGCCATTGCAGACTTGCAGAAG GTGGGCGAGCGACTCGGCCGCTACGAGGTGGAGAAGCGTTACGCCGTGGAGAAGGAGGATTATGACCttgccaagaagaagaaggagcagatggATGAGTACAGGCTGAGGGTGtaccagcagctggagctgcacgACCTCCTGGATGCACAGCTGCTG ATCCGAAAAACTGAGTTGCCCTTGGGATCTGTGAGTGGCACTGAGAGCTCCCAGAACTCCCCTCCTGAGCCTGCAGACCCTCCCCAAGCAGAGCCCCTGAGGGCAGAGCCTGTGCTGGAAGAGCAGTTGGTGGATCCCGCTTCTTCTGAGCCTGTTGTTCTTCCCTACCAGTCCCCTCTTTCTCCTCAGACTCAGCCCACAACCTCCAAGGAAgtgtttcccaaggaaaat GTTGAAATTGTACCTTATGATGAGAGACCTCTCCCAGCCATCTGCAAGCAGGTGGATGAAGCTGTTGCCTTTGTTGAGCCAGAGGTGATTGAGGAGGATGTGGGTGATGCTCCAAGGACTGGCAATGCTGGGGAGCCTGAACAACTCACACAGAAGGCACTGAGGGAAGCCAGCCCTGTTGTGGAAGTTTTTGGAGAGACTTTG GTTTCAGGAGCATATTCCAGAACTTGGTCATGTCGAGAAGAGGCTTTACTGGCTGTGTATGAGAAGCTGATGGAGGTGTCAGTGGACACTCCAAAGGAGGATTTAAGGAACATGCTGAGGGCTGCTGTTTTCCTTGTGAGGAGGGCCATCAAAGACACTGTATCTTCA GTTTTTCAGGCATCCCTGAAACTCCTAAAAATGATCATTACCCAATATATACCAAAACACAAACTGGGGAAGATGGAAACCTCTCATTGTGTGGAAACAACCCTGCCACATTTGCTTTCTAGAACAGGAGACTCTTCATCCCGCCTTCGTCTTCTGGCTTCAACCTTCATCCAG GAAATCGCACTGTGCCCTGAAGTAAAACCTCTCCAGATTATTCCAGTGCACCTGGCTAAAACATTAAAGCCAAACTCCCCAACACACCTGGCAATGAGTCACGTGGAGCTGGTGGAATCTCTCTTGGTAGCCATGGGGACTGAAAACTCCGGGTTTACTGTCAGCAACGTCATGAAG TTTGCCACGGGAGCTCTGGAGCACAGGGCTCATGAGGTGCGTGAGGTGGTGCTGAGGATCATCTTTGCCATGTacagggagcacagggcagctgtgCTGGAATATTTCCCTCTGGACGACGCCAGCGCCCGCAGGACCGTGCGCTACAAAACTCTGTTTGAGGGCTTTGCCAAAATCGATGGGAAATCTTCTGAGAGTGAAGGGAGG gcacagagaaaagcagcaagaGAAGCAGAGAAACAGACAAAGGAAGAAATGAAAGTTCTAAAAAGCCACTCAGAAGCTCTCAAATTAGTGTTACAAGCAGAGGTTGAAGATGAAGAG GAGAAAGACTCTTATTTTCAGAAGACAGAGAATGAAG GTTCCCAGGTATATGAAGCTACAGCAGGAAATATTCAGGAGGAACTTTCCTCTGTTGCAAATTACCTGGATAA cttgtGTATATTTTGTGGTGAAAGGAACGAGTCCTTCACTGAGGAAGGGTTGGATCTGCACTACTGGAAGCACTGCCCCATGTTAACCCGCTGTGAGCACTGCAAACAG ATGCTGGAGATCTGCAGCCTGACAGAGCACCTGCTGAGTGACTGTGACAAAAGGGACAGCTTTGGGAGGTGCCCACGCTGCAGAGAGGCCGTGCCCAAGGACGAGCTGCCCAGACACATAAAGAGCAGGATTTGCAATC CTGCCAAACCAGAAAATGTGGCAAACCACTGCCCTTTGTGCCATGAGAACTTTCCTCCTGGAGAAGAG